The following coding sequences lie in one Fundidesulfovibrio magnetotacticus genomic window:
- the clcA gene encoding H(+)/Cl(-) exchange transporter ClcA, whose amino-acid sequence MHPPETDRAELERADPGRAELAAPRRFAALFALAALTGGAAGTLATAFHLAADNVQALRLFLVSHSGGLAWAASMLATAALTWLAVWAVRRFAPEAGGSGIQEVEGALAGLRPFRWARVLLVKFAAGAAALGSGLALGREGPTIQMGAALGRLTAWLFGRDAPYARHCLAASGAGAGLAAAFGAPLAGVLFVVEEMREHFHFDFVSFHCVVVACAAAQVACLLLAGPGQAIPMPVLPDPDTASLALFLAFGLTVGLAGTAFNACLTRTLDLFEPLAARPRLTAALAVGALTGLCAWAWPISAGGGHATLSAVLDHALAGPAWSLLALFALRFPLTMLSYASGAPGGIFAPMLALGTLWGVFFGAAAQGLFPGACPPPDAFAVAGMGALFAATVRAPMTGMVLILEMTRNYQLTLPLMLACITAAATAASLGTRPIYRVLLERVLARESATPPI is encoded by the coding sequence ATGCACCCCCCCGAAACCGACCGCGCGGAACTCGAACGCGCCGACCCAGGCCGGGCCGAACTCGCCGCGCCCAGGCGCTTCGCCGCGCTTTTCGCCCTGGCCGCCCTCACGGGCGGCGCGGCCGGGACCCTGGCCACCGCCTTCCACCTGGCGGCGGACAACGTTCAGGCCCTGCGGCTTTTCCTGGTCTCGCACTCCGGCGGGCTGGCCTGGGCCGCGTCCATGCTGGCCACGGCCGCGCTGACGTGGCTCGCCGTATGGGCCGTGCGCCGCTTCGCGCCCGAGGCGGGCGGCAGCGGCATCCAGGAGGTGGAGGGCGCGCTGGCCGGGCTGCGCCCCTTCCGCTGGGCCAGGGTGCTCCTGGTGAAATTCGCGGCCGGCGCCGCCGCCCTGGGCAGCGGGCTGGCTCTGGGACGCGAAGGCCCCACCATCCAGATGGGCGCGGCACTGGGACGCCTCACGGCCTGGCTCTTCGGGCGCGACGCCCCCTACGCCCGCCACTGCCTGGCCGCCTCCGGGGCCGGGGCCGGGCTGGCCGCCGCCTTCGGCGCGCCCCTGGCCGGGGTGCTCTTCGTGGTGGAGGAAATGCGCGAGCACTTCCACTTCGATTTCGTCTCCTTCCACTGCGTTGTGGTGGCCTGCGCCGCCGCCCAGGTGGCCTGCCTGCTCCTGGCCGGACCTGGACAGGCCATCCCCATGCCCGTGCTGCCAGACCCCGACACCGCCTCCCTGGCGCTGTTCCTGGCCTTCGGGCTCACCGTGGGGCTGGCGGGCACGGCCTTCAACGCCTGCCTCACACGCACCCTGGACCTCTTCGAGCCCCTGGCCGCGCGCCCGCGCCTGACCGCCGCCCTGGCCGTGGGCGCGCTCACGGGCCTGTGCGCCTGGGCCTGGCCCATATCGGCCGGTGGCGGCCACGCCACGCTCTCGGCCGTGCTGGACCACGCCCTTGCCGGTCCGGCCTGGAGCCTTCTGGCCCTCTTCGCCCTGCGCTTCCCGCTCACCATGCTCAGCTACGCCTCGGGCGCTCCGGGGGGCATCTTCGCGCCCATGCTGGCCCTGGGCACGCTCTGGGGCGTGTTTTTCGGCGCGGCGGCCCAGGGCCTGTTCCCGGGCGCGTGCCCTCCGCCGGACGCCTTCGCCGTGGCGGGCATGGGCGCGCTCTTCGCGGCCACGGTGCGCGCCCCCATGACGGGCATGGTGCTCATCCTGGAAATGACGCGCAACTACCAGCTCACACTGCCACTCATGCTGGCCTGCATCACGGCGGCCGCCACGGCCGCTTCGCTGGGGACCCGGCCCATCTACCGCGTGCTCCTGGAGCGCGTGCTGGCCCGCGAATCCGCCACCCCGCCGATTTGA
- a CDS encoding potassium transporter Kup: protein MASHPTGEPASTKRTLALALGALGVVYGDIGTSPLYAVKECFHGLHAIELSPGNVLGVLSLIFWSLTVVITVKYVSFILRADNKGEGGMFALVELLPARKLGQKTVALTTLLGLCGAALLCGEAVITPAISVLSAMEGLEVVTPAAGRLVEPLTLVILFGLFMVQKHGTAGIGRIFGPVMIVWFCVIGGLGLWQIAEHPQVLAALNPVFAVDFFARNHLHGLLVLGSVVLCITGGEALYADMGHFGKRAIQLSWLFYAYPGLLLNYFGQGAGLLSAPDIVANPFYGIVPRGWVLPMVALSTMATIIASQAMISGIFSIIRQAVQLGYYPRVRIIHTASDMEGQIYIPEINAFLMWGCVALVLIFKESSRLAAAYGIAVTATMTITSCLYFLVAHKRWGWPLWKALPLLVLFLCFDVSFFGSNLLKIFDGGWIPVVIAATVVLCMSTWKAGRAALGAALRKESIPLELFLKDVEAKKPHRGKGTAVFLSVSPTGAPVTLLHFFKHTKMIHQKVVILSMQSSDEPYASLGENLAVSCLGEGFYRVIATYGFMQTPDVPQILEFVRSAGVDIDLADTTYFLGRESLFTSGKTSMAPWRKRLFEFMSRNARPASAYFNIPPGRVMELGVQVEL, encoded by the coding sequence ATGGCGTCCCATCCGACCGGCGAACCGGCAAGCACCAAGCGCACCCTGGCCCTGGCCCTGGGCGCGCTGGGCGTGGTCTACGGCGACATCGGCACCTCGCCCCTCTATGCCGTGAAGGAATGCTTCCACGGCCTGCACGCCATCGAGCTTTCGCCCGGCAACGTGCTGGGCGTGCTCTCGCTGATCTTCTGGTCGCTCACGGTGGTGATCACCGTGAAGTACGTCTCTTTCATCCTGCGCGCCGACAACAAGGGCGAGGGCGGCATGTTCGCCCTGGTGGAGCTTCTGCCCGCGCGCAAGCTCGGCCAGAAGACCGTGGCCCTGACCACCCTGCTGGGCCTGTGCGGCGCGGCGCTGCTCTGCGGCGAGGCGGTGATCACCCCTGCCATCTCGGTGCTCTCGGCCATGGAGGGCCTGGAGGTGGTCACGCCGGCGGCCGGGCGGCTCGTGGAGCCCCTGACCCTGGTGATCCTCTTCGGCCTGTTCATGGTGCAGAAGCACGGCACGGCGGGCATCGGGCGCATCTTCGGGCCGGTGATGATCGTGTGGTTCTGCGTGATCGGCGGGCTGGGGCTCTGGCAGATCGCGGAGCACCCCCAGGTGCTCGCGGCGCTCAACCCCGTTTTCGCCGTGGACTTTTTCGCGCGCAACCACCTGCACGGCCTGCTGGTGCTGGGTTCGGTGGTGCTGTGCATCACCGGCGGCGAGGCCCTCTATGCGGACATGGGCCATTTCGGGAAGCGGGCCATCCAGCTCTCCTGGCTGTTCTACGCCTACCCGGGGCTGCTGCTGAACTACTTCGGCCAGGGCGCGGGGCTGCTGTCCGCCCCGGACATCGTGGCCAACCCCTTCTACGGCATCGTGCCCCGGGGCTGGGTGCTGCCCATGGTGGCGCTCTCCACCATGGCCACCATCATCGCCAGCCAGGCCATGATCTCGGGCATCTTTTCCATCATCCGCCAGGCCGTGCAGCTGGGCTATTACCCGCGCGTGCGCATCATCCACACCGCCAGCGACATGGAAGGCCAGATCTACATCCCCGAGATCAACGCTTTCCTCATGTGGGGCTGCGTGGCCCTGGTGCTCATCTTCAAGGAGTCCAGCAGGCTGGCCGCAGCCTACGGCATCGCCGTGACCGCCACCATGACCATCACCTCCTGCCTCTATTTCCTTGTGGCGCACAAGCGCTGGGGCTGGCCCCTGTGGAAGGCCCTGCCGCTGCTCGTGCTCTTTTTATGCTTCGACGTGTCCTTCTTCGGCTCCAATCTGCTCAAGATTTTCGACGGCGGCTGGATTCCCGTGGTCATCGCGGCCACGGTGGTGCTGTGCATGAGCACCTGGAAGGCCGGGCGCGCCGCCCTGGGCGCGGCCCTGCGCAAGGAGTCCATTCCCCTGGAGCTCTTCCTGAAGGACGTGGAGGCCAAAAAACCCCATCGGGGCAAGGGCACGGCGGTGTTCCTCTCGGTGTCGCCAACGGGCGCGCCGGTGACGCTCCTGCACTTCTTCAAACACACCAAGATGATCCACCAGAAGGTGGTGATCCTCTCCATGCAGTCTTCCGACGAGCCCTACGCCAGCCTGGGCGAGAACCTGGCCGTCTCCTGCCTGGGCGAGGGCTTCTACCGCGTGATCGCCACCTACGGCTTCATGCAGACCCCGGACGTGCCCCAGATCCTGGAGTTCGTGCGCTCGGCGGGCGTGGACATCGACCTGGCGGACACCACCTATTTCCTTGGCCGCGAATCGCTCTTCACCAGCGGCAAAACCTCCATGGCCCCATGGCGCAAGCGCCTCTTCGAGTTCATGAGCCGCAACGCCCGGCCCGCCTCGGCCTATTTCAACATCCCGCCCGGCCGGGTGATGGAGCTGGGCGTGCAGGTGGAATTGTAG
- the surE gene encoding 5'/3'-nucleotidase SurE encodes MNILLTNDDGIQAVGLRSLYHALKRAGHTVHVVAPVTEMSAVGHAVTLAAPLRVKIFDEQGFYGQGVSGTPADCVKLGLTTLLPAPPDIVVSGINAGANVGVDILYSGTVSAATEGALMGLPALAVSYDHFSPQDLAAQGDWTAAFLHKVDWAALPLHCVLNLNFPDRPMDQARPLKVCPQTSAGYDDWYEERTDPRGRKYYWLTGVIPPEKVRPGQDRALLTEGHVTLTPLRFDFTDHAVMQTLAHLDG; translated from the coding sequence ATGAACATCCTCCTCACCAACGACGACGGCATCCAGGCCGTGGGCCTGCGCTCCCTCTACCACGCCCTCAAACGCGCCGGGCACACGGTGCATGTGGTGGCCCCGGTCACGGAGATGAGCGCCGTGGGCCACGCCGTCACCCTGGCGGCCCCCCTGCGCGTGAAAATCTTCGACGAGCAGGGCTTCTACGGGCAGGGCGTCTCCGGCACTCCCGCCGACTGCGTGAAGCTGGGGCTCACCACGCTGCTCCCCGCGCCCCCGGACATCGTGGTCTCGGGCATCAACGCCGGGGCCAACGTGGGCGTGGACATCCTCTATTCCGGCACCGTCTCCGCCGCCACCGAGGGCGCGCTCATGGGCCTGCCCGCCCTGGCCGTCTCCTACGACCACTTCAGCCCCCAGGACCTGGCCGCACAGGGCGACTGGACCGCCGCCTTCCTGCACAAGGTCGACTGGGCCGCCCTGCCGCTCCACTGCGTGCTCAACCTCAACTTTCCCGACCGCCCCATGGACCAGGCCAGACCCCTCAAGGTCTGCCCCCAGACCAGCGCCGGCTACGACGACTGGTACGAGGAGCGCACCGACCCGCGCGGCCGCAAATACTACTGGCTCACCGGCGTCATCCCGCCCGAGAAGGTCCGCCCCGGGCAGGACCGCGCCCTGCTCACCGAGGGCCACGTGACCCTCACCCCCCTGCGCTTCGACTTCACCGACCACGCCGTCATGCAGACCCTGGCCCACCTGGACGGCTGA
- a CDS encoding AAA family ATPase — protein MEKLRVKNLGPIKDFEMKTNRLTVLIGPQASGKSLMMQLLYYTNNLKSFAAQFHNDGMDEENWIDFMLLVLVSNIRGASISSFANSEGGCVEFESEDGEVFRGDVNQKVVPSRNLRELLVSWRTRWIDDKADLGMSAKTNSIYLPSERLLFSVLRDKRENVLYDVELPIQIGKFCALLENVKSKYMAGLSHGNEDSGGLLQDKQRDALRGVVKHYNFGWRWETDDGRPLFLSGISSGQMATWPFFVLASVFGPSSVPQVFYYEEPEMHLHPSAQVHVVETLAYLLKMNHKVVITTHSPFILYVINNLIQAHIAYDGNPPEGEFSINPDHVAAYCMGADEPDIVDKDTKLLKLDEIDNVLDAIGREFYDLMNRDIRKHG, from the coding sequence GTGGAAAAGCTGCGCGTGAAGAATCTTGGCCCCATCAAGGACTTCGAGATGAAAACCAACCGTCTGACGGTGCTCATTGGGCCGCAGGCGAGCGGGAAGTCGTTGATGATGCAGTTGTTGTATTATACGAACAATTTGAAGTCGTTTGCTGCGCAATTCCACAATGACGGGATGGATGAAGAAAATTGGATCGACTTCATGCTGCTCGTCTTGGTCTCAAACATACGCGGTGCGAGCATTTCCAGCTTTGCAAATTCCGAGGGAGGGTGCGTAGAGTTTGAGTCCGAAGATGGAGAGGTTTTTCGTGGTGATGTCAATCAGAAGGTTGTGCCGAGTCGCAATCTAAGAGAATTATTGGTCAGTTGGCGGACCCGGTGGATCGATGACAAGGCTGACCTTGGAATGTCGGCGAAGACAAACAGCATTTACCTCCCGTCGGAAAGACTTCTGTTTTCCGTGCTTCGCGACAAGCGAGAGAATGTTCTTTACGATGTTGAACTGCCAATTCAGATCGGAAAATTTTGTGCTTTGCTCGAAAATGTCAAAAGCAAGTACATGGCGGGACTGAGTCACGGAAACGAAGATTCCGGAGGACTTCTTCAGGACAAACAACGGGACGCCCTGCGAGGTGTCGTAAAACATTACAATTTCGGTTGGAGGTGGGAAACGGATGATGGGCGACCACTGTTTCTCAGCGGTATATCTTCAGGGCAGATGGCAACATGGCCATTTTTTGTCCTTGCAAGTGTCTTCGGCCCTTCTTCCGTGCCACAAGTGTTCTATTATGAAGAGCCGGAAATGCACCTGCACCCGTCCGCGCAGGTCCATGTCGTTGAAACCCTCGCATACCTCTTGAAGATGAACCACAAGGTGGTGATCACCACCCATTCCCCCTTCATCCTCTACGTCATCAACAACCTCATCCAGGCCCACATCGCCTACGACGGCAACCCGCCCGAGGGCGAGTTCTCCATCAACCCGGACCATGTGGCGGCCTACTGCATGGGGGCTGACGAGCCGGATATCGTAGACAAGGACACCAAGCTCCTCAAGCTCGACGAGATCGACAACGTTCTCGACGCCATCGGCAGGGAGTTCTACGACCTCATGAACCGGGACATCCGCAAGCATGGATAG
- a CDS encoding 3'-5' exoribonuclease YhaM family protein yields MTDKRIFVRDLSVGLQVNECFLVAQASKGQARNGPFWSLKLQDASGAIDAKLWSPGAQAFDDIQAGQFALVAGAVTAYRDQPQINLDGLTLLGTAPEGVDHGDFLPESAEKPESLYAKLEELLSANIGHAPWRRFCKKVLTDPEIRAKLLAAPGAKAMHHAYRGGLVEHTLAVCRVVLALCQLYPDLDRDTLLAAAAFHDMGKAWELSSGLTRDYTDEGQMLGHIVLGMGILEPFLRKARDLDPGLVLHFRHMLISHHGELAYGSPRSPMTPEAMLLHFADNIDAKVHQFQAAVDDPEKIGVTSFVRGLDRYVFNPARVRPEAPQPRKPEQGPSQCSLPLKA; encoded by the coding sequence GTGACCGACAAACGCATCTTCGTGCGCGACCTGAGCGTGGGCCTCCAGGTGAACGAGTGTTTCCTCGTGGCCCAGGCCTCCAAGGGCCAGGCCCGCAACGGACCCTTCTGGTCCCTCAAGCTCCAGGACGCCTCCGGCGCCATCGACGCCAAGCTCTGGTCCCCCGGAGCCCAGGCCTTCGACGACATCCAGGCCGGACAGTTCGCCCTGGTGGCGGGGGCCGTCACCGCCTATCGCGACCAGCCCCAGATCAACCTCGACGGCCTCACCCTCCTGGGCACGGCGCCCGAAGGGGTAGACCACGGCGACTTCCTCCCCGAAAGCGCCGAAAAGCCCGAGTCGCTCTACGCCAAACTCGAGGAACTGCTCAGCGCCAACATCGGCCACGCCCCCTGGCGGCGCTTCTGCAAAAAGGTGCTCACGGACCCCGAAATCCGCGCAAAGCTCCTGGCCGCGCCCGGCGCAAAGGCCATGCACCACGCCTACCGGGGCGGACTGGTCGAACACACCCTGGCCGTGTGCCGCGTGGTCCTGGCGCTGTGCCAGCTCTACCCGGACCTGGACCGCGACACCCTCCTGGCCGCCGCCGCCTTCCACGACATGGGCAAGGCCTGGGAACTCTCCAGCGGCCTCACCCGCGACTACACCGACGAAGGACAGATGCTCGGCCACATCGTGCTGGGCATGGGCATCCTGGAACCCTTCCTGCGCAAGGCCAGGGACCTCGACCCCGGCCTGGTGCTCCACTTCCGGCACATGCTCATCAGCCACCACGGCGAGCTGGCCTACGGCTCGCCCCGCTCGCCCATGACCCCCGAGGCCATGCTCCTGCACTTCGCGGACAACATCGACGCCAAGGTCCACCAGTTCCAGGCCGCAGTGGACGACCCCGAAAAGATCGGCGTCACCTCCTTCGTGCGCGGCCTGGACCGCTACGTCTTCAACCCCGCGCGCGTGCGCCCCGAAGCGCCGCAGCCCAGGAAACCCGAACAGGGGCCCAGCCAGTGTTCATTACCTTTGAAGGCGTAG
- the tmk gene encoding dTMP kinase — MFITFEGVEGSGKSTQIALAKDWIETQGREALATRQPGGCALGLELRRILLDARNTHLDPTAELFMYLADRAQHVAQVVRPALEAGKAVLCDRFHDSTVAYQGFGRGLDVESLLGLGRLAAAGLAPDLTVLLDLDPEQGLSRARGRNHAAGASQSEGRFEALDLPFHQRVRQGFLELARREPARFAVVDASGDPVAVFARVRQALAALPWA, encoded by the coding sequence GTGTTCATTACCTTTGAAGGCGTAGAAGGCTCCGGCAAGTCCACCCAGATCGCCCTGGCCAAGGACTGGATCGAAACCCAGGGCCGCGAGGCCCTGGCCACCCGCCAGCCCGGCGGCTGCGCCCTGGGCCTGGAGCTGCGCCGCATCCTGCTGGACGCCCGCAACACCCACCTGGACCCCACCGCCGAACTTTTCATGTACCTGGCCGACCGCGCCCAGCACGTGGCCCAGGTGGTGCGCCCCGCCCTGGAGGCCGGCAAGGCCGTGCTCTGCGACCGCTTCCACGACTCCACCGTGGCCTACCAGGGCTTCGGCAGGGGCCTGGACGTGGAATCACTCCTCGGCCTGGGACGCCTGGCCGCGGCAGGCCTCGCGCCGGACCTCACCGTGCTCCTGGACCTGGACCCCGAACAGGGCCTAAGCCGCGCCAGGGGGCGCAACCACGCCGCCGGGGCCAGCCAGTCCGAGGGACGCTTCGAGGCCCTGGACCTGCCCTTCCACCAGCGCGTGCGCCAGGGTTTCCTGGAGCTGGCCCGGCGCGAGCCCGCCCGCTTCGCCGTGGTGGACGCCTCCGGCGACCCCGTGGCCGTCTTCGCCCGGGTGCGCCAGGCCCTGGCCGCCCTGCCCTGGGCGTGA
- a CDS encoding transporter substrate-binding domain-containing protein, giving the protein MQRAVFMLFAAVLFCAQAALAQTPFDISRNSQLTEIVNRKKLVVGMELKYPPFESTDAKGMPVGLDVDLARMIAKDLGVELEIKDMEWTGLIPALQTGKIDLIISGITGTLERAKTITFTSAYFTTGLCALLSSKRAPDLASVDALNDPKRVIAVKTGTTADIVASKRFPKATINRYKDESACVQEVVNGRADAFLYDQLSIARHAKEFPQATRALLKPFTYEPFCIAMRKGDFDLWNWLEMFVSLRRNDGTLEELRAKYVEPLLN; this is encoded by the coding sequence ATGCAACGCGCCGTGTTCATGTTGTTTGCCGCCGTACTGTTCTGCGCCCAGGCCGCCCTGGCGCAGACCCCCTTCGACATCAGCAGGAACAGCCAGCTGACGGAGATCGTCAACCGCAAAAAGCTGGTGGTGGGCATGGAGCTCAAGTACCCGCCCTTTGAATCCACCGACGCCAAGGGCATGCCCGTGGGCCTGGACGTGGACCTGGCCCGCATGATCGCCAAGGACCTGGGCGTGGAGCTGGAAATCAAGGACATGGAGTGGACCGGGCTCATCCCCGCCCTCCAGACCGGCAAGATCGACCTGATCATCTCCGGCATCACCGGCACCCTGGAGCGCGCCAAGACCATCACCTTCACCAGCGCCTACTTCACCACCGGCCTGTGCGCCCTGCTCTCGTCCAAGCGCGCCCCGGACCTGGCGAGCGTGGACGCCCTCAACGACCCCAAGCGCGTCATCGCCGTGAAGACCGGCACCACCGCCGACATCGTGGCCTCCAAGCGCTTCCCCAAGGCCACCATCAACCGCTACAAGGACGAGTCCGCCTGCGTGCAGGAGGTGGTCAACGGCCGCGCCGACGCCTTCCTCTACGACCAACTCTCCATCGCGCGCCACGCCAAGGAATTCCCCCAGGCCACCCGCGCGCTGCTCAAGCCCTTCACCTACGAGCCCTTCTGCATCGCCATGCGCAAGGGCGACTTCGACCTCTGGAACTGGCTGGAGATGTTCGTCTCCCTGCGCCGCAACGACGGCACCCTGGAAGAACTGCGCGCCAAATACGTCGAGCCCCTGCTCAACTAG
- a CDS encoding amino acid ABC transporter permease, with amino-acid sequence MLHRILVRSVLLALAVLALAGAMSTLDYNWNWHVVWQYRELFLTGFVNTVLVSCGAIALGLCIGMAGGLARVSQNIWLREAATLYVWCFRGTPLLTQIYIFYFCFAVVVRVDNPFLTGMAVLAFFSGAYITEMVRAGIESIPEGQWEAARSTGLTHAQTLRHVVFPQAVRRIIPPVTGQFVSLIKDSSLLSVIAVRELTKGAEIVNAATYKTFEAYLPLALFYLALTYPLSALTYRLEKRINYQSVARGPSAAKPQGAAQ; translated from the coding sequence ATGCTCCACCGCATCCTCGTGCGCTCCGTCCTCCTGGCCCTGGCCGTCCTGGCCCTGGCCGGGGCCATGTCCACGCTGGACTACAACTGGAACTGGCACGTGGTGTGGCAATACCGGGAACTCTTCCTGACCGGCTTCGTCAACACCGTGCTGGTCTCCTGCGGGGCCATCGCGCTGGGGCTGTGCATCGGCATGGCCGGAGGGCTGGCCCGGGTCTCCCAGAACATCTGGCTGCGCGAGGCGGCCACGCTCTACGTGTGGTGCTTCCGGGGCACGCCGCTGCTCACGCAGATCTACATCTTCTATTTCTGCTTCGCCGTGGTGGTGCGCGTGGACAACCCCTTCCTCACGGGCATGGCGGTGCTGGCGTTCTTCTCCGGGGCCTACATCACGGAGATGGTTCGCGCGGGCATCGAGTCCATCCCCGAGGGCCAGTGGGAGGCCGCGCGCTCCACGGGGCTCACCCACGCCCAGACCCTGCGCCACGTGGTGTTCCCCCAGGCCGTGCGGCGCATCATCCCCCCGGTGACGGGGCAGTTCGTCTCGCTCATCAAGGATTCGTCGCTGCTCTCGGTGATCGCCGTGCGGGAACTCACCAAGGGCGCGGAGATCGTCAACGCCGCCACCTACAAGACCTTCGAGGCCTACCTGCCCCTGGCCCTGTTCTACCTGGCCCTCACCTACCCCCTCTCGGCCTTGACCTACCGCCTGGAAAAGCGGATCAATTACCAATCCGTTGCGCGCGGCCCCTCCGCCGCGAAACCACAAGGAGCCGCACAATGA
- a CDS encoding glutaredoxin family protein has protein sequence MSKIVKVYALSTCIHCKHCKEYLDERGQVYDCVYVDRLSGDERRDTIDAIKKVNPGLSFPTVLVGETAVIGFDKDALEKALED, from the coding sequence ATGAGCAAGATCGTGAAGGTCTACGCCCTCTCCACCTGCATCCACTGCAAGCACTGCAAGGAATACCTCGACGAGCGCGGCCAGGTCTACGACTGCGTCTACGTGGACCGCCTCTCCGGCGACGAACGCCGCGACACCATCGACGCCATCAAGAAGGTGAACCCCGGCCTGTCCTTCCCCACGGTCCTCGTGGGCGAGACCGCCGTGATCGGCTTCGACAAGGACGCCCTGGAAAAGGCCCTGGAGGACTAG
- a CDS encoding ferredoxin-thioredoxin reductase catalytic domain-containing protein, protein MDAKALRAMLGPVQEKKGYYFNADEAMTMDLLEMLLVNKERYGHMACPCRLALGNYEADRDIVCPCAYREADVAEYGQCFCGLYMNKAMHDGALPARVVPERRPAEKVLAALGLD, encoded by the coding sequence GTGGACGCCAAAGCGCTGCGCGCCATGCTGGGCCCCGTCCAGGAGAAAAAAGGCTACTACTTCAACGCCGACGAGGCCATGACCATGGACCTCCTGGAAATGCTCCTGGTGAACAAGGAGCGCTACGGGCACATGGCCTGCCCCTGCCGCCTGGCCTTGGGCAACTACGAGGCCGACCGAGACATCGTCTGCCCCTGCGCCTACCGCGAGGCCGACGTGGCCGAATACGGCCAATGCTTTTGCGGCCTCTACATGAACAAGGCCATGCACGACGGGGCGCTCCCCGCGCGCGTGGTGCCCGAGCGCAGGCCCGCCGAGAAGGTCCTGGCCGCCCTGGGCCTGGACTAG
- a CDS encoding response regulator, whose protein sequence is MKKTTLLIAEDMEIVRKGIKSLILSNTDFEVCGEAADGQTAVNLALTLMPDVVIMDLSLPRMDGTEAIAEIKRRLPRTRILALTGHGKENFLTAAIQAGVDGYLLKQSSDEELYSAIAAVAAGQGYFSREVTAMLAQACRTGNKPPSPLEMLSRRERQVLKLAAKGLTNKDISDAIFVSVKTVEKHKTNLKKKLGLRSSLELAAFCLEQGLLDEAD, encoded by the coding sequence GTGAAAAAAACCACGCTGCTCATCGCGGAAGACATGGAGATCGTCAGGAAGGGGATCAAGTCCTTGATCCTCTCCAACACGGATTTCGAGGTCTGCGGCGAGGCGGCCGACGGGCAGACGGCCGTGAACCTGGCCCTGACACTGATGCCCGACGTGGTGATCATGGACCTCTCCCTGCCCCGCATGGACGGCACCGAGGCCATCGCGGAGATCAAGAGGCGGCTTCCCAGGACGCGCATCCTGGCCCTCACGGGGCACGGCAAGGAGAATTTCCTCACCGCCGCCATCCAGGCCGGAGTGGACGGCTACCTCCTCAAGCAGAGCTCCGACGAGGAACTCTACTCCGCCATCGCCGCCGTGGCCGCCGGGCAGGGCTACTTCTCCCGCGAAGTCACCGCCATGCTCGCCCAGGCCTGCCGCACCGGCAACAAGCCCCCCTCCCCCCTGGAGATGCTTTCGCGCCGCGAGCGCCAGGTGCTCAAGCTCGCCGCCAAGGGCCTCACCAACAAGGACATTTCCGACGCCATCTTCGTCTCGGTGAAAACCGTGGAAAAGCACAAAACCAACCTCAAGAAAAAGCTCGGGCTGCGCAGCTCCCTGGAACTGGCCGCCTTCTGCCTGGAACAGGGCCTGCTCGACGAAGCGGACTGA
- a CDS encoding Hpt domain-containing protein, with translation MIERMPEALRPLAGELAQALRGELEGAVRALHEGDLEAMKARLHAFKGAAMRFGLTEVWQSAARAEQGAGKMLESALRELGALLDELERETRAEAAGEG, from the coding sequence GTGATCGAACGGATGCCGGAGGCGCTGCGCCCGTTGGCGGGCGAACTGGCCCAGGCCCTGCGGGGCGAGCTGGAGGGGGCGGTCCGCGCGCTGCATGAAGGGGACCTTGAGGCGATGAAGGCCAGGCTGCACGCGTTCAAGGGCGCGGCCATGCGCTTCGGGCTGACGGAGGTGTGGCAGTCGGCGGCGCGGGCGGAGCAGGGGGCGGGGAAGATGCTGGAAAGCGCCCTGCGGGAGCTGGGCGCGCTGCTGGACGAACTGGAGCGGGAGACGCGCGCGGAGGCGGCGGGGGAGGGCTGA